In Haliotis asinina isolate JCU_RB_2024 chromosome 15, JCU_Hal_asi_v2, whole genome shotgun sequence, one DNA window encodes the following:
- the LOC137265676 gene encoding baculoviral IAP repeat-containing protein 3-like, with translation MDVPDAVGFSPSFTRSPTLLQTSVTFDEIKESKKPGDVTNERDNIQKRLATYQHWTGLALPIQLAVAGFVFTGHLDQVVCTFCGLKLYNWTQREKPLEVHRKYSPGCTFLKRWFPLGQEVTGSSTPTRGESGYDPAKAAHKEYVSVVKRVSSFVGWPLKGELHSSQNMSMAGFFYTGSADRVRCFYCSLSLRDWDVDDNPFSAHKQYSVHCDYINHIAQNAVSTRMRSLRSSEYSSQAPPIAGGEVGGMESVEPTLTTVEGTGRHSPSVQALLEFGYTLGVVEKAIKRHREKNGYDYKNSTDIFLAIEEIDN, from the coding sequence ATGGACGTACCCGATGCTGTAGGTTTTTCTCCAAGCTTTACAAGAAGCCCAACTTTGCTTCAAACTAGCGTGACCTTTGATGAAATCAAGGAATCCAAAAAACCAGGAGATGTTACAAATGAGAGAGATAACATCCAGAAACGACTGGCCACATACCAACACTGGACAGGACTAGCCTTGCCAATACAACTGGCAGTAGCTGGGTTCGTATTCACAGGACACCTAGACCAGGTTGTGTGTACCTTCTGCGGATTAAAACTGTACAACTGGACACAGAGAGAAAAACCTCTTGAGGTCCACAGAAAATATTCTCCTGGTTGTACTTTTTTGAAAAGGTGGTTCCCATTAGGCCAGGAGGTTACAGGATCGTCAACACCTACAAGAGGAGAATCAGGATACGATCCGGCCAAGGCTGCACACAAGGAGTATGTTTCCGTTGTCAAGAGAGTGTCTTCTTTCGTTGGATGGCCACTTAAAGGGGAGCTCCATTCTTCGCAAAACATGTCGATGGCTGGGTTTTTCTACACTGGATCTGCGGACAGAGTGAGATGTTTCTACTGTTCCCTTTCACTCAGAGATTGGGACGTGGATGATAATCCTTTTTCTGCCCATAAACAATACTCCGTTCATTGCGACTACATCAACCACATTGCTCAAAATGCAGTCTCTACCAGGATGAGGTCATTACGATCTTCTGAATATTCCTCCCAAGCGCCACCTATTGCAGGAGGAGAGGTTGGTGGGATGGAGTCGGTGGAACCTACACTGACGACTGTGGAAGGAACAGGAAGACATTCACCTTCTGTTCAAGCTTTGCTGGAGTTTGGATACACGCTTGGAGTTGTTGAAAAAGCTATTAAGAGACACAGGgagaaaaatggatatgattatAAGAATTCCACAGATATATTCCTAGCCATTGAAGAAATCGATAACTGA
- the LOC137265677 gene encoding uncharacterized protein — MMNLLTVAVFASLMVAALGTYGGIGGFGRGIGLLGLRGGLHGGLGGLRGLHGGLGLGPLGLGLGGLHGGLGLRGLGGFGLNGGLGLGGLHGGLGLGGLGGFGLNGGLGLGGLHGGLGLGVLGLGLGGHGFGLGGHGFGLGGHGFGHFRGY; from the exons ATGATGAATCTTCTCACCGTCGCCGTTTTTGCCAGCCTCATGGTTGCTGCTCTGGGTACCTACGGTGGCATCGGCGGGTTTGGTCGGGGTATTGGACTTCTTGGACTTCGTGGAGGCCTGCATGGGGGTCTTGGAGGACTTCGAGGACTGCACGGAGGTCTTGGTCTTGGACCTCTTGGTTTGGGTCTTGGAGGGCTGCACGGAGGCCTGGGTCTTAGAGGTCTTGGAGGGTTTGGTCTAAACGGAGGTTTAGGTCTTGGAGGACTGCACGGAGGCCTTGGTCTTGGAGGTCTTGGAGGGTTTGGTCTAAACGGAGGTTTAGGTCTTGGAGGACTGCACGGAGGCCTTGGTCTTGGAGTTCTTGGTCTGGGTCTTGGAGGTCATGGTTTTGGTCTTGGAGGTCATGGTTTTGGTCTTGGAGGTCATGGTTTCGGACACTTCCGTG GTTATTAA